A region from the Achromobacter seleniivolatilans genome encodes:
- a CDS encoding LLM class flavin-dependent oxidoreductase: MTSPPRQLILLAMPSIHAGAWRYPGAQPDFQSSFEHMKWFAQTLEQGRFDGLFLPDSLAIRAAPVDALMRGHSVSTLDPLTLLPALAAVTRHIGLIATASTTYNEPYMLARRLATLDLISGGRAGWNLVTSSNPNEAANFGAEQHMAHADRYLRAREFCDVMNGLWESWDEDAFCKDAKSGVYFDPKKMHVLDHRGPHFSVRGPLNVARPVQGRPVIVQAGASEAGRQIAAETAEVVFTYQTDLASAQAFYADMQCRVALAQRTDRLKIIPAVFVVLGKSVSQAQEKRALLDQLVDDQSSLATLSIALGHDISQYDRDGPLPEIPASNASKSGQDRVIALARREDLSILALARRVCGYQGLEMVGTASMVADQMQQWLDNAAADGFNVMFSHLPGGVTEFVEQVVPELQRRKVLRGNYAVSTFRENLGLEKPLPGYSRHRAS, encoded by the coding sequence ATGACTAGCCCGCCGCGTCAACTCATCCTTCTTGCCATGCCCAGCATCCACGCTGGGGCCTGGCGCTATCCTGGTGCGCAGCCTGACTTTCAGTCGAGCTTCGAACACATGAAATGGTTCGCGCAAACGCTGGAGCAAGGACGGTTTGACGGACTGTTCTTGCCCGATTCGTTGGCGATCCGGGCGGCGCCTGTTGACGCGCTGATGCGCGGCCACAGTGTTTCTACGCTGGACCCGCTGACCTTGCTTCCCGCGCTGGCTGCGGTGACGCGGCATATCGGTTTGATCGCAACCGCCAGCACTACCTACAACGAACCGTACATGCTGGCCCGCAGACTGGCTACTCTTGATTTGATCAGCGGCGGCCGAGCCGGCTGGAACCTGGTCACGTCCAGCAATCCTAACGAAGCCGCCAATTTCGGTGCAGAGCAACATATGGCGCATGCCGATAGATATCTGCGCGCGCGAGAGTTCTGCGACGTGATGAACGGGTTGTGGGAAAGCTGGGATGAGGATGCTTTTTGCAAGGACGCAAAGAGCGGTGTCTACTTTGATCCGAAGAAGATGCACGTACTCGATCATCGGGGCCCTCATTTCTCGGTGCGAGGGCCATTGAACGTGGCTCGGCCTGTCCAGGGCCGGCCCGTTATTGTGCAGGCGGGCGCGTCCGAAGCGGGACGGCAGATTGCGGCTGAAACCGCGGAAGTGGTCTTTACCTATCAGACGGACCTGGCTTCGGCGCAAGCATTCTATGCAGACATGCAATGCAGAGTGGCTTTAGCGCAGCGCACGGATCGCTTGAAAATCATTCCAGCGGTCTTTGTTGTGCTGGGGAAATCCGTTTCGCAAGCCCAGGAGAAAAGAGCGCTGCTGGATCAGTTGGTCGATGACCAGAGCAGCCTCGCAACGCTGTCCATCGCGCTGGGGCACGACATTTCCCAATACGACAGAGACGGCCCGCTTCCGGAAATTCCTGCTAGCAATGCCAGCAAGAGCGGGCAGGACAGGGTCATAGCGTTGGCACGGCGAGAGGATCTGAGCATTCTCGCGCTGGCTCGTCGCGTCTGCGGTTATCAAGGCCTGGAAATGGTCGGTACGGCGTCGATGGTCGCGGATCAGATGCAGCAGTGGCTGGACAATGCCGCAGCGGATGGCTTCAACGTCATGTTCTCTCACCTGCCGGGGGGAGTGACTGAGTTCGTTGAACAAGTGGTTCCTGAATTGCAGCGGCGCAAGGTGCTCAGGGGAAACTACGCGGTAAGCACATTCCGGGAGAACCTCGGTTTGGAAAAGCCCTTGCCCGGATACTCACGCCACCGGGCGTCGTGA
- a CDS encoding TetR/AcrR family transcriptional regulator — translation MKVKAPAIALPSKTPARPRTKPAEVRLDELMAAAETLFLEKGVEATTITEIVESAQVAKGTFYHYFTSKNEMLEALGKRYTEQFLISVDEAVSACAADDWAGRLRVWIHANVETYVQTFRTHDIVYTNHHHHDRSNQAKNAILDQLLEIIEGGKAAGVWAPAEPRVVALLIYSGVHGATDDIIATQTKDCAPFARNVSDACLRMLSPTQTAG, via the coding sequence ATGAAAGTGAAAGCACCAGCTATAGCGTTGCCATCCAAGACGCCCGCCCGCCCCCGGACCAAGCCGGCCGAGGTACGCCTTGATGAGTTGATGGCCGCGGCCGAAACGCTGTTCCTGGAAAAAGGGGTCGAGGCCACGACGATTACCGAAATCGTCGAGTCAGCCCAGGTCGCCAAAGGCACGTTCTATCACTACTTCACATCCAAGAATGAAATGCTGGAAGCGCTGGGCAAGCGCTATACGGAGCAGTTTCTAATCAGCGTGGACGAGGCCGTGTCCGCTTGTGCGGCCGATGACTGGGCCGGCCGGCTTCGCGTGTGGATTCATGCAAACGTCGAAACCTATGTGCAGACTTTCCGCACACACGACATTGTCTATACCAATCACCACCATCACGACCGCTCGAATCAAGCCAAGAACGCCATCCTTGATCAGTTGCTGGAGATCATCGAAGGCGGGAAAGCAGCCGGCGTTTGGGCGCCTGCCGAACCCAGGGTCGTGGCGCTGCTGATTTATTCAGGCGTTCATGGCGCCACTGACGACATCATCGCGACGCAAACGAAAGACTGCGCCCCATTTGCGCGGAACGTGTCGGACGCCTGTTTGCGCATGCTGTCGCCAACGCAGACTGCCGGATAG
- a CDS encoding DHA2 family efflux MFS transporter permease subunit, producing the protein MASNPSRRRAALGAAYLGTFLATLDISIVNVALPTLQEALQTDIAGLQWVVNAYAICLSAFMLSSGPLCDRYGHKRAWLAGVLLFTAGSALCAIATSLELLLAGRAIQGVAGALLIPGALPILTNAFPDPKARAHVIGGWSAFSALALILGPLLGGLLLDGAGWQSIFLINLPLGLIAIGLGLWGISERKYPEHAALDPIGQLLSVLCLAALTYGLIEAGEHGVTGTSSLIALPLAAVGFIAFAIVEMRVRRPLIPLSLFCERSFAIVNFASFALGFSYYSSLFFFSIFLQNIQGWSPVETGWRMMPQFVVTGCVSILFGRLSAAFPVRWLMVAGYGLTAVSMGAMATFTAHTPYWIVGSLFGLLGLGAGLAVPATGLAVMTAAPADRAGTASATMNALRQMGMTLGIAFLGALMSKEATRMLASHASELGVSNAAEIAQHVITHGVVSSRSPLMTSLYVPAMEHGFHIAMIFSGLASAIAMVLLLTLSREAHSGLQRAAQGITPPCPPADSRQA; encoded by the coding sequence ATGGCTTCCAACCCCTCTCGCCGCCGCGCGGCGCTGGGCGCCGCTTACCTTGGCACCTTTCTTGCCACGCTGGACATCAGCATCGTCAATGTCGCGCTACCGACATTGCAGGAGGCGCTGCAAACCGATATTGCGGGCCTTCAATGGGTCGTTAATGCCTATGCAATCTGCTTGTCGGCATTCATGCTTTCGTCTGGTCCACTTTGCGATCGTTACGGGCACAAACGGGCTTGGCTGGCCGGTGTGCTGCTATTCACCGCGGGCTCGGCGTTATGCGCGATTGCCACGTCGCTTGAGCTGCTTCTTGCGGGCAGGGCGATCCAGGGCGTCGCGGGGGCGTTGTTGATTCCAGGGGCGTTGCCGATTCTTACCAATGCCTTTCCCGATCCCAAGGCGCGCGCGCACGTGATTGGCGGTTGGTCGGCATTCAGCGCCCTGGCGCTTATCTTGGGGCCGCTCCTTGGCGGTTTGCTGCTTGATGGTGCCGGGTGGCAAAGTATTTTCCTGATCAACCTTCCCCTTGGTCTTATTGCTATTGGTCTGGGCCTCTGGGGTATCAGCGAGCGCAAGTATCCCGAGCACGCAGCACTTGATCCCATCGGTCAGCTACTCAGCGTTCTGTGTCTGGCCGCGCTGACGTATGGGCTGATAGAGGCTGGCGAACATGGCGTGACCGGCACGTCTTCGCTGATTGCGTTGCCTCTTGCGGCGGTTGGTTTCATTGCGTTTGCGATCGTGGAAATGCGCGTCAGACGGCCTTTGATTCCGTTGTCTTTATTTTGCGAACGCTCATTTGCCATTGTGAACTTTGCTTCCTTCGCGCTTGGCTTTTCCTACTACAGCAGCCTGTTTTTCTTCTCGATCTTTTTGCAGAATATTCAAGGCTGGTCTCCCGTGGAAACCGGCTGGCGAATGATGCCGCAGTTCGTGGTCACAGGCTGCGTGTCCATTTTGTTTGGCCGTCTGAGCGCGGCGTTCCCGGTTCGATGGCTGATGGTGGCAGGGTATGGCTTGACCGCCGTATCGATGGGGGCAATGGCTACTTTTACGGCGCACACACCTTATTGGATCGTCGGATCGTTATTTGGTCTGCTGGGCCTGGGCGCCGGGCTTGCCGTGCCCGCCACTGGCCTGGCCGTCATGACAGCGGCGCCGGCTGATCGGGCGGGCACGGCGTCGGCCACGATGAATGCGTTGCGTCAGATGGGAATGACGCTTGGCATTGCTTTTCTTGGCGCGCTGATGAGCAAAGAGGCGACGCGTATGCTCGCAAGTCATGCCAGCGAACTAGGGGTAAGTAATGCCGCAGAGATTGCGCAGCATGTGATTACGCACGGCGTGGTATCGAGCCGCTCGCCGCTGATGACGTCGCTGTACGTGCCCGCAATGGAGCACGGATTCCATATTGCGATGATCTTCTCCGGGCTTGCCTCTGCCATCGCCATGGTTTTGCTTTTGACCTTGAGCCGCGAGGCGCATTCAGGTTTGCAGCGGGCGGCTCAAGGCATCACACCACCATGTCCACCAGCAGATAGCCGTCAAGCATGA
- a CDS encoding Nramp family divalent metal transporter — translation MTGFIYAISGGKAALAHDAQLSANMRRMVGSGVLVAVGYIDPGNWATDIAGGSGFGYSLLMIVITSAFLALGFQVLVSRLALATGQDLAALTAQHLSPGWAKAAWLAGEAAILATALAELIGGAIALRLLFDLPLIAGVSVTGIGTFAVLALTRGNADRHERVIAVLLAIVAASFVFLLFKANPAWTEVAHGVTQTGHALRNPQGFLIALGILGATLMPHNLYLHSGSLAERAQALPADARDMAMRVARNDTIVSLSVAMLINSAIMIVAAASLSGSGIMVSSLDDAHAVIGQTLGVGAAIVFAVALYAAGQSSTITGVLAGRILSKGFQIRSNWSDRRRALMTRLIAGAAAVGLLVFTGGKDPDELLVLSQVILSLALPFALGPLVLLACRKRLMGQYALKGAWAWAAISATVGIVMLDGYLLVDMVV, via the coding sequence ATGACCGGTTTCATCTACGCGATATCGGGCGGCAAAGCCGCCCTTGCGCATGACGCCCAGTTATCGGCAAACATGCGCCGCATGGTCGGTTCCGGCGTGCTGGTCGCGGTCGGTTATATCGATCCCGGCAATTGGGCCACCGATATCGCCGGCGGCAGCGGCTTCGGCTATAGCCTCCTGATGATTGTCATCACATCGGCGTTCCTGGCACTGGGTTTTCAGGTCCTGGTGTCTCGTTTGGCGCTGGCCACCGGACAGGATCTGGCCGCGCTTACCGCGCAACACCTGTCCCCCGGCTGGGCCAAAGCCGCCTGGCTAGCGGGCGAAGCAGCCATACTTGCGACAGCGCTGGCCGAATTGATCGGCGGCGCCATTGCTTTGCGGTTGCTCTTTGACCTGCCGCTGATCGCGGGTGTATCGGTAACCGGTATCGGCACATTCGCCGTGCTTGCGTTGACCCGCGGCAACGCCGACCGGCACGAACGTGTCATCGCGGTGCTGCTGGCCATCGTTGCCGCCTCGTTCGTCTTCCTGCTGTTCAAGGCCAATCCGGCCTGGACCGAAGTAGCTCACGGCGTCACGCAGACCGGGCACGCGCTGCGCAATCCGCAAGGCTTCCTAATCGCGCTGGGCATCCTGGGCGCCACCCTGATGCCGCACAATCTCTATCTGCACTCTGGCTCGCTGGCCGAACGCGCACAGGCCTTGCCGGCCGACGCCCGCGACATGGCCATGCGCGTGGCGCGCAACGACACCATCGTCTCGCTGAGTGTGGCCATGCTGATCAATTCCGCAATCATGATTGTGGCCGCAGCATCGCTGTCCGGTTCCGGCATCATGGTGTCCAGCCTGGACGATGCCCATGCCGTCATCGGCCAAACCCTGGGCGTGGGCGCCGCCATTGTCTTCGCCGTGGCGCTCTATGCCGCGGGCCAAAGCTCCACCATCACTGGCGTGCTGGCCGGCCGCATCCTGTCCAAAGGTTTCCAGATCCGCAGCAATTGGTCTGATCGGCGCCGCGCGCTGATGACCCGCTTGATCGCGGGCGCCGCCGCCGTCGGTTTGCTGGTCTTCACGGGCGGCAAGGACCCCGACGAATTGCTGGTGTTAAGCCAGGTCATTCTTAGCTTGGCCCTGCCCTTCGCCCTGGGCCCGCTGGTGCTGCTGGCGTGCCGCAAGCGTTTGATGGGCCAGTACGCCCTGAAAGGCGCATGGGCATGGGCGGCTATCAGCGCCACGGTCGGCATCGTCATGCTTGACGGCTATCTGCTGGTGGACATGGTGGTGTGA
- a CDS encoding OsmC family protein yields the protein MKKTASAAWSGDLKTGKGTISTQSGALKSQPYGFNTRFGDTPGTNPEELLGAAHAGCFTMALSNILSEAGLTATSLDTKAEVTLDKVDDGFSITAVHLTVEAVIPGATAQAFEEAARKAETGCPVSKVLKAKITMEAKLKS from the coding sequence ATGAAGAAAACCGCATCCGCCGCCTGGTCGGGCGATCTGAAGACTGGCAAGGGCACGATCTCAACACAAAGCGGCGCACTCAAAAGCCAGCCCTATGGCTTCAACACCCGCTTTGGCGACACCCCGGGCACCAACCCCGAAGAACTGCTGGGCGCCGCCCACGCTGGCTGCTTCACCATGGCGCTATCCAACATCCTGTCCGAAGCCGGCCTGACTGCGACCAGCCTGGACACCAAGGCCGAAGTCACGCTGGACAAAGTGGATGATGGTTTTTCGATCACCGCCGTTCATCTGACCGTGGAAGCCGTCATTCCTGGCGCCACCGCCCAGGCTTTCGAGGAAGCTGCCCGCAAGGCTGAAACTGGCTGCCCGGTGTCCAAGGTGCTCAAAGCCAAGATCACCATGGAAGCCAAGCTGAAGTCCTGA
- a CDS encoding ABC transporter substrate-binding protein: MSRNIRRYACAVALVFPFLSAQAEIVIGVDVSTTGPAAAIGIQTNNAIRLWPATLGGEPARYVVLDDGTDVSRAVKNLRKLTSEDRVDAIVGPNTTAAALAGLDVLAETKTPMIALAASSVIVEPLSDPKRAWVFKMPQNDSLMATALVDDMKKKGLKNVAFIGFADSYGDSWWKEFNAAAGSDLKIVGEERFQRTDASVVGQVLKIIATKPDAVLIAGAGTPSALPQKTLLERGYTGAIYQTHGIGTLEFLQVGGKDVEGTLFPTGPGVVARELPDSNPVKKVAVAFADKYEKQYGANTLTQFAGDAYGAWMLLDSAVARALKTGAKPGTPEFRAALRDALENTRDLVVPNGVLNISKDNHQGFDERARVMGIVKNGRFSYAQ; this comes from the coding sequence ATGTCCCGCAATATTCGCCGCTATGCTTGCGCTGTCGCGCTGGTCTTTCCCTTCTTGTCCGCTCAGGCGGAAATTGTGATCGGCGTAGACGTATCCACTACCGGCCCTGCGGCCGCGATTGGCATTCAGACCAATAACGCCATCCGCCTGTGGCCCGCCACGCTGGGCGGCGAACCTGCCCGCTATGTGGTGCTGGACGACGGCACGGATGTCAGCCGCGCGGTGAAGAACCTGCGCAAGCTCACCTCTGAAGACCGTGTCGACGCAATCGTCGGCCCGAACACCACAGCAGCCGCGTTGGCCGGGCTGGACGTGCTGGCCGAAACCAAGACGCCGATGATCGCGCTGGCGGCGTCCAGCGTCATCGTCGAGCCTCTGTCCGATCCCAAGCGCGCGTGGGTCTTCAAGATGCCGCAGAACGATTCGCTGATGGCGACTGCGCTGGTCGATGATATGAAGAAAAAGGGCCTGAAGAATGTGGCCTTCATTGGTTTCGCCGATTCGTATGGCGACAGTTGGTGGAAGGAGTTCAACGCGGCCGCGGGATCAGATTTGAAGATCGTGGGAGAGGAACGCTTTCAGCGCACGGATGCTTCGGTCGTGGGGCAGGTGTTGAAAATTATCGCTACCAAGCCCGATGCGGTGCTGATTGCTGGCGCGGGCACGCCTTCGGCCTTACCGCAGAAGACGCTGCTGGAACGGGGTTACACGGGCGCTATTTATCAGACGCACGGCATTGGCACGCTGGAATTCTTGCAGGTGGGGGGTAAGGATGTGGAAGGCACCTTGTTTCCGACCGGCCCGGGCGTCGTCGCGCGGGAGCTGCCCGATAGCAATCCGGTCAAGAAGGTGGCCGTCGCGTTCGCGGACAAGTACGAAAAGCAATATGGCGCCAACACCTTGACCCAGTTCGCAGGCGACGCCTACGGGGCTTGGATGCTGCTGGATTCCGCCGTGGCGCGGGCGCTTAAGACCGGCGCCAAGCCCGGCACGCCCGAGTTCCGCGCCGCCTTGCGCGATGCGTTGGAAAACACGCGGGATTTGGTCGTGCCCAATGGCGTCTTGAACATTTCCAAGGACAACCATCAGGGTTTCGATGAGCGCGCACGAGTCATGGGCATCGTCAAGAACGGCCGTTTTTCTTACGCGCAATAG
- the ehuB gene encoding ectoine/hydroxyectoine ABC transporter substrate-binding protein EhuB codes for MVLLRSRRVLLALSLGMLAACSDSGSGKAPAAGNTPSAAASTLEAAKSAGKIRIGYANEAPFAYMDSKEAKVTGESVEIARVVLKRMGINEVDGVLTEFGSLIPGLAAKRFDIIAAGMYVTPERCQQVAFSDPTYGVGEAFLVKEGNPKNLHSYEDVVKNSDAKLGVVVGAIEGDYAQKVNVPSGQMVVFPDAVSALSGVQAGRADAYAATALTINDLMGKTQDGSGLEKAVPFTDPVIDGKGVRGYGAFAFRTDDKAFADAFNAELAKFIGTDEHKKLVAPFGFTDQELPQGVTAAKLCAGQ; via the coding sequence ATGGTCTTGCTTCGATCCAGACGCGTACTTCTGGCTTTAAGCCTGGGCATGTTGGCGGCATGTTCGGACTCCGGTTCCGGCAAAGCGCCAGCGGCAGGCAATACGCCGTCAGCCGCAGCCAGCACGCTGGAAGCCGCCAAATCCGCAGGCAAGATCCGCATCGGCTACGCCAACGAGGCCCCCTTTGCGTACATGGATAGCAAAGAAGCCAAAGTCACGGGTGAATCGGTGGAAATCGCCCGCGTTGTGCTTAAACGTATGGGCATCAATGAAGTGGATGGCGTGCTGACCGAATTCGGCTCCCTGATTCCGGGCTTGGCAGCCAAGCGCTTCGACATCATCGCTGCCGGTATGTACGTGACGCCTGAACGTTGCCAGCAGGTGGCGTTTTCAGATCCGACCTACGGCGTGGGCGAGGCCTTTCTGGTGAAAGAGGGCAACCCCAAAAATCTGCACAGCTACGAAGATGTCGTGAAGAATTCCGACGCAAAGCTGGGCGTGGTGGTAGGGGCAATCGAAGGCGACTACGCGCAAAAGGTGAATGTGCCTTCCGGCCAGATGGTCGTGTTCCCCGATGCGGTCAGCGCCTTGTCGGGCGTGCAGGCAGGGCGCGCCGACGCGTACGCCGCGACCGCACTGACCATTAACGACCTGATGGGCAAGACGCAGGACGGCAGTGGTCTGGAAAAAGCGGTTCCCTTCACGGATCCGGTGATCGACGGCAAGGGCGTGCGGGGCTACGGCGCGTTTGCCTTCCGCACCGATGACAAGGCGTTTGCTGACGCCTTCAACGCTGAGTTGGCCAAGTTCATCGGCACGGATGAGCACAAGAAACTAGTGGCGCCGTTCGGCTTCACTGACCAGGAGCTGCCCCAAGGGGTGACCGCAGCCAAGCTCTGCGCCGGACAGTAA
- the ehuC gene encoding ectoine/hydroxyectoine ABC transporter permease subunit EhuC, with the protein MQQVSEHIAELVPPLLEGLAVTLEIMAGAVVLAVPLALASGIGRLSPLRPVRWLASIYVEVFRGTSALVQLFWFYFVLPLFGVQLPAMLVGIVVLALNAGAYGAEVVRGAIRAVPPGQREAGVALNLTRAQIMRRIVVPQALPAMLPPAGNLLIELMKNTALVSLITITDLTFRGQLLRSETLRTTEIFALMLLLYFAVALLITGGVRLLERRVRIR; encoded by the coding sequence ATGCAACAGGTTTCGGAACATATCGCCGAGCTGGTCCCCCCGTTGCTGGAAGGGTTGGCCGTCACGCTTGAAATCATGGCAGGCGCGGTTGTGCTGGCGGTGCCGCTGGCACTGGCCTCGGGCATCGGCCGCCTGTCCCCCTTGCGGCCAGTGCGCTGGTTGGCATCGATCTATGTCGAGGTTTTCCGGGGCACGTCCGCGCTGGTGCAGCTGTTCTGGTTTTACTTCGTGCTGCCTCTGTTTGGCGTGCAACTGCCGGCCATGCTGGTGGGCATCGTGGTGTTGGCATTGAACGCCGGCGCCTACGGGGCCGAAGTGGTGCGTGGCGCGATCCGCGCCGTGCCACCAGGACAGCGGGAAGCGGGGGTGGCCCTGAACCTGACGCGCGCGCAGATCATGCGCCGCATCGTGGTGCCGCAGGCATTGCCGGCCATGCTGCCGCCTGCGGGCAATCTGCTGATCGAGCTGATGAAGAACACCGCCCTGGTCTCGTTGATCACCATTACCGATCTGACGTTCCGCGGCCAGCTGTTGCGCAGTGAAACCCTGCGGACAACCGAGATCTTCGCGTTAATGTTGCTGCTGTATTTCGCGGTGGCCCTGTTGATTACGGGTGGTGTGCGCCTGCTTGAACGGAGGGTCCGCATCCGATGA
- the ehuD gene encoding ectoine/hydroxyectoine ABC transporter permease subunit EhuD: protein MTPIFDWSFALEILPTLASALVITIQATVLGMLVAVTLGLVLAMLRRSRLRIVSLPTAFVIEFVRSTPLLVQLYFLFYVLPLTGAQMAPLTTGIVALGVHYATYCAEVYRAGIEAVPRGQWEAATALNMSRWRTAIGVVLPQAIPPVVPALGNYLVAMFKDTPLLSAITVVELLQQSKMIGSATFRYTEPLTLVGVLFLALSLVAAWGVRGLEARLQRYGGKR, encoded by the coding sequence ATGACACCCATCTTTGATTGGTCTTTTGCGCTGGAAATCCTGCCCACGCTGGCGTCGGCGCTGGTCATCACCATTCAGGCCACGGTGCTGGGCATGCTGGTGGCCGTTACCTTGGGTCTGGTGCTTGCGATGCTGCGCCGCTCAAGGCTGCGGATTGTGTCGCTGCCGACAGCGTTCGTGATCGAGTTTGTGCGCAGCACGCCGCTGCTCGTGCAACTGTATTTCCTGTTCTATGTGCTGCCGTTGACAGGGGCGCAGATGGCGCCGCTGACCACGGGTATCGTCGCGCTCGGCGTGCACTACGCCACCTATTGCGCGGAGGTCTACCGGGCAGGTATCGAAGCGGTGCCGCGCGGCCAATGGGAAGCGGCAACGGCACTGAACATGTCACGCTGGCGCACCGCGATCGGCGTGGTATTGCCGCAAGCCATTCCGCCCGTGGTGCCTGCGCTGGGTAACTACCTGGTGGCAATGTTCAAAGACACGCCGCTGCTGTCGGCGATCACCGTGGTGGAACTGTTGCAGCAAAGCAAGATGATCGGATCGGCAACGTTCCGGTACACCGAACCCCTGACCTTGGTGGGCGTGCTGTTCCTGGCCTTGAGCCTGGTGGCAGCGTGGGGCGTGCGCGGCCTGGAGGCCCGCCTGCAACGATATGGAGGAAAGCGATGA
- the ehuA gene encoding ectoine/hydroxyectoine ABC transporter ATP-binding protein EhuA, producing the protein MSASLNIKNLHKRYGELEVLRGINLDIPSGQTVAVIGPSGSGKSTLLRVLMTLDQPSSGDIEIDGQSMWTDEQGRPVGANSEHLRKVRGKIGMVFQHFNLFPHMTALGNAMEAPVHVLGMTRDQARERAVEYLDMVGLGDKLDVYPAQLSGGQKQRVGIARALAMCPEIMLFDEVTSALDPELVGGILQILRDLSARRSMTMIIVTHQMKFAERSSDRTLFFDEGNIVEDAESSVLFSQPKEARTRQFLDSVIEGQ; encoded by the coding sequence ATGAGCGCCAGCTTGAACATCAAAAATTTGCATAAGCGATACGGAGAGCTGGAGGTGTTGCGCGGCATCAATCTGGATATTCCATCAGGGCAAACCGTGGCGGTCATCGGCCCGTCGGGCTCGGGTAAATCGACCTTGCTGCGGGTGTTGATGACGCTGGACCAGCCCAGCAGCGGCGATATTGAAATCGATGGCCAGTCCATGTGGACGGATGAACAGGGCCGGCCTGTCGGCGCGAATTCCGAGCATCTGCGCAAAGTGCGCGGCAAGATCGGCATGGTGTTCCAGCACTTCAACCTGTTCCCCCACATGACCGCGCTGGGCAATGCGATGGAAGCGCCCGTGCACGTGCTGGGCATGACGCGGGATCAGGCGCGTGAACGCGCCGTGGAGTATCTGGACATGGTGGGGTTGGGCGACAAGCTGGATGTCTATCCGGCGCAGTTGTCTGGCGGCCAAAAGCAGCGCGTGGGCATTGCGCGGGCGTTGGCCATGTGTCCCGAGATCATGCTGTTTGATGAGGTGACATCGGCGCTTGATCCAGAACTCGTGGGCGGCATCTTGCAAATCCTGCGGGATTTGTCCGCCCGCCGCAGCATGACGATGATCATCGTTACCCACCAGATGAAATTCGCGGAACGCAGTTCTGACCGCACGCTGTTCTTTGACGAAGGCAATATTGTCGAGGACGCGGAATCTTCGGTGCTGTTCAGCCAGCCCAAAGAAGCGCGTACGCGCCAGTTTCTGGATTCGGTGATCGAAGGGCAATAG
- a CDS encoding NADH:flavin oxidoreductase/NADH oxidase — translation MSQLFSPTSVGNVDLVNRIVIAPMCEYSAEEGRATDWHMIHLGHLALSGAALLFTEATAVEPDGRISPGDLGLWSDETESALGRVVDAIRRYSPIKLGIQLGHAGRKASSDAPWNGGQLVPASQGGWQGWAPSAIAHNASEPPPHALDDAGLARVRDAFVDSARRAIRLGFDAIELHAAHGYLLHQFLSPLSNQRQDAYGGSLENRMRFPLEVFQALREVTPPSVALGVRVSATDWVDGGWDLEQTLVFAQLLKERGCEFIDVSSGGVSSQQKIPVGPNYQVPFADEIKRRVGMPTITVGLITEAQQAEDIIVQGQADMVALARGMLYDPRWPWHAAAQLGGQVTAPRQYWRSQPREQKELFGETRFGQR, via the coding sequence ATGAGTCAATTGTTCAGCCCCACATCGGTCGGTAATGTCGATCTGGTCAACCGCATTGTCATTGCACCGATGTGTGAATACTCGGCCGAAGAGGGCCGTGCTACCGATTGGCACATGATCCACCTGGGTCATCTGGCGCTGTCTGGGGCTGCGTTGCTGTTCACGGAAGCTACCGCCGTTGAACCCGACGGCCGGATTTCCCCGGGAGACCTGGGGCTGTGGTCCGACGAAACCGAAAGCGCGCTCGGACGGGTGGTGGACGCCATTCGCCGCTATTCGCCCATCAAACTGGGCATCCAGCTGGGCCATGCGGGCCGCAAGGCATCCAGCGATGCGCCTTGGAATGGCGGGCAACTGGTGCCGGCCAGCCAAGGCGGCTGGCAAGGGTGGGCGCCGTCCGCCATTGCGCACAATGCCTCCGAACCGCCGCCTCATGCTTTGGATGACGCCGGTCTGGCGCGGGTCCGCGATGCCTTTGTTGATAGCGCCCGGCGCGCCATACGCCTGGGTTTCGACGCGATTGAGCTGCATGCTGCGCATGGCTATCTGCTGCATCAGTTTCTGTCGCCGCTGTCGAACCAGCGCCAGGATGCTTATGGCGGTTCACTGGAAAACCGTATGCGCTTCCCGCTGGAAGTCTTTCAGGCGCTGCGCGAAGTCACGCCGCCTTCCGTAGCGCTGGGCGTGCGCGTGTCGGCCACGGATTGGGTGGACGGCGGCTGGGATCTGGAACAAACCCTGGTGTTTGCGCAGTTGCTGAAAGAGCGCGGCTGTGAGTTCATCGACGTGTCCAGCGGCGGGGTGTCCTCGCAGCAAAAGATTCCGGTGGGCCCGAACTACCAGGTGCCGTTTGCCGACGAAATCAAGCGTCGTGTGGGCATGCCCACCATTACCGTCGGCCTCATTACCGAAGCGCAGCAAGCGGAAGACATCATTGTTCAGGGGCAGGCCGACATGGTCGCGCTGGCGCGCGGCATGCTGTATGACCCGCGCTGGCCGTGGCACGCGGCCGCGCAATTGGGCGGGCAAGTGACTGCGCCCCGTCAATACTGGCGCTCGCAACCGCGCGAACAAAAGGAACTCTTCGGCGAAACACGCTTCGGCCAACGTTGA